The Candidatus Hydrogenedentota bacterium genome contains a region encoding:
- the mtaB gene encoding tRNA (N(6)-L-threonylcarbamoyladenosine(37)-C(2))-methylthiotransferase MtaB has protein sequence MCPACHKRASIHTLGCRLNQAESALLAEMLTAAGYEIAPFGEAADLGVIHTCTVTQEADAKSRKLVRQFIRRNPEAYTAVIGCYAQMGANTLADIPGIDLIIGNQEKLHLLDYVAAGKNTTPLIVRDRFVRNDFSIAFAATDTPLSRRANLKVQDGCDFMCSFCVIPFARGRARSRDLDNLLGEARSLVARGAKEIVLTGVNVGLYDYAGHTLVDVVDLLDGLDGLARIRISSIEPTTAPEALLDRMADPGHRLVPYLHLPMQSGADRVLKAMGRRYTSREFLDFARSAAARVPDLGAGTDILVGFPGETDEDFEETCSLFEESPCFYAHVFRYSERAGTASARMGSAVDSRVTGRRSARIRKLSAQKERAFIDGRLGRTVNVLFEHQEGPYWTGYTEDYVRVAVQSGANLTNRVLPVQLTRAHLDTVHGILPGVEWQDAMRGMRPEPARVP, from the coding sequence ATGTGTCCGGCTTGTCACAAACGCGCATCCATCCACACCTTGGGCTGCCGCCTGAACCAGGCGGAGTCCGCCCTGCTTGCGGAAATGCTGACCGCCGCAGGCTATGAGATAGCGCCCTTCGGCGAAGCGGCGGACCTCGGCGTCATTCACACCTGCACGGTGACGCAGGAAGCGGATGCGAAGTCGCGCAAGCTGGTGCGCCAGTTTATCCGCCGGAATCCTGAAGCCTACACGGCAGTCATCGGCTGTTATGCGCAGATGGGCGCGAACACGCTGGCGGATATCCCCGGCATCGACCTGATCATTGGGAACCAGGAAAAGCTGCATCTTCTCGATTATGTGGCGGCGGGCAAGAACACCACGCCGCTGATAGTCCGTGACCGCTTCGTGCGCAACGATTTCAGCATCGCCTTTGCCGCGACGGACACGCCCCTGTCGCGCCGCGCCAATCTGAAGGTGCAGGACGGCTGCGATTTCATGTGCAGCTTCTGCGTCATCCCCTTCGCGCGCGGGCGGGCCCGCTCGCGGGACCTGGACAACCTGCTGGGCGAGGCGCGCTCACTCGTGGCGCGCGGCGCAAAGGAAATCGTGCTCACGGGCGTCAATGTGGGCTTGTACGACTACGCGGGACACACGCTGGTCGATGTTGTCGACCTCCTGGACGGACTCGACGGGCTTGCGCGTATCCGCATCAGTTCCATCGAGCCTACGACGGCGCCGGAGGCGCTCCTCGACCGCATGGCCGACCCGGGGCACCGGCTCGTGCCGTATCTGCATCTCCCGATGCAGTCCGGTGCTGACCGCGTGCTCAAAGCGATGGGGCGGAGGTACACGAGCCGGGAGTTTCTCGATTTCGCGCGCAGCGCGGCGGCGCGCGTTCCGGATCTCGGGGCCGGCACCGATATCCTCGTGGGTTTTCCCGGCGAAACCGACGAAGACTTCGAGGAGACGTGCTCGCTCTTCGAGGAGAGCCCGTGTTTCTATGCTCACGTGTTCAGGTACTCCGAGCGTGCGGGCACGGCGTCGGCGCGCATGGGAAGCGCGGTAGATTCACGTGTCACGGGCCGTCGCAGCGCGCGCATACGCAAGCTCAGCGCTCAAAAGGAGCGCGCTTTCATTGACGGGCGCTTGGGCCGCACGGTAAACGTGCTTTTCGAGCACCAGGAAGGCCCGTACTGGACCGGCTACACGGAGGACTATGTCCGCGTCGCCGTCCAGAGCGGGGCTAATCTCACCAACCGCGTCCTGCCCGTCCAACTGACGCGCGCGCACCTGGACACGGTACACGGCATACTGCCGGGGGTGGAATGGCAGGACGCAATGCGGGGAATGCGCCCGGAACCGGCGCGCGTTCCCTGA
- the larE gene encoding ATP-dependent sacrificial sulfur transferase LarE has product MAVETVSGSLIAKEESLKRRLAGYGAVAIAYSGGVDSAYLADVAHEALGANAHMVLADSPSIPRSEVAEATALAEARGWRLTLIKTQEFENEEYLRNDGRRCYVCKGELFTKMDTFAREHGVRVLAYGENADDSLDATRLGATAAREHRVVAPLAELDFKKDDIRALSRRRGLPTWNKASFACLSSRFPVGTRVEAKEMSKVEQAEEVLRTLGFRQYRARHHGDLCRIEIDPADFAKLLEPGTRQTITGAITRAGYRYVTLDLAGYRTGFAATR; this is encoded by the coding sequence ATGGCCGTAGAGACGGTATCAGGCAGCTTGATCGCGAAAGAGGAATCGCTGAAGCGTCGTCTGGCCGGGTATGGCGCGGTCGCGATCGCCTATTCCGGCGGCGTCGATTCGGCTTATCTCGCCGACGTGGCCCATGAAGCGCTCGGTGCAAACGCGCACATGGTGCTGGCGGACTCGCCGAGCATCCCCCGCTCCGAGGTCGCGGAAGCCACGGCATTGGCCGAGGCGCGAGGCTGGCGTCTGACGCTGATCAAGACGCAGGAATTCGAGAACGAAGAGTACTTGAGGAACGACGGCCGCCGCTGCTACGTCTGCAAGGGCGAACTGTTCACGAAGATGGACACGTTCGCGCGGGAACACGGCGTGCGGGTGCTGGCCTACGGCGAAAACGCGGACGATTCCCTGGATGCGACGCGTCTCGGCGCAACGGCCGCGCGCGAACATCGCGTCGTCGCGCCGCTCGCGGAGCTTGATTTCAAGAAGGACGACATCCGTGCGCTCAGCAGGCGGCGCGGCCTGCCCACATGGAACAAGGCCAGCTTCGCGTGCCTGTCGTCGCGGTTCCCTGTCGGCACGCGTGTGGAAGCAAAGGAAATGTCGAAGGTCGAGCAGGCCGAGGAAGTCCTGCGCACGCTCGGCTTCCGTCAATATCGGGCGCGGCACCACGGCGATCTCTGCCGGATCGAGATCGACCCTGCCGACTTTGCGAAGCTGCTGGAGCCGGGTACGCGGCAAACGATAACCGGCGCGATCACGCGCGCCGGCTATCGGTATGTCACGCTTGACCTCGCGGGTTACCGTACGGGGTTTGCGGCAACCCGCTGA